From Pyrenophora tritici-repentis strain M4 chromosome 1, whole genome shotgun sequence, the proteins below share one genomic window:
- a CDS encoding RAD14, DNA excision repair protein, giving the protein MSERPKTPPRATRSAGKLPANPPTPEQIRRMEDARLKAKAAAQQVQSKPSPAPTAGTKRAYSSITASQTPATLRNAAAASPAKPDQNGFIQPPSNDYIQPAKKYARSDFIEYDFSKMTDTKGGFLSTVDDPHNKAMRKGQAKEEQKPEGMTMAEWERERIRRKLRANRAGPFEPGISILNTVNGKEEEDEEAALLEAAENVEIELGTFKGKYGDGKRDVKGKCRECTSLEIDWKWQDVFGIGVCNICKEKLPDKYSLLTKTEARDDYLLTDPELKDEELLPHLERPNPHKQFFHPMQLFLRLQVEAYAFSDAKWGSAEALDEEYAKRQVVSKERKQKKFKNKLEDLKKRTRVEAYRRARLAGDGGAGAEFGQKIKGRYDRHEHEWGRSVLDPETGMTKKRCEECGMEVEELEF; this is encoded by the coding sequence ATGTCTGAACGACCAAAAACGCCACCCCGAGCGACGCGCTCAGCGGGGAAACTCCCGGCAAACCCTCCCACCCCAGAGCAGATTAGGCGCATGGAAGATGCTCGCCTGAAGGCCAAAGCCGCTGCCCAACAGGTCCAATCGAAACCCTCGCCAGCGCCGACCGCAGGCACAAAGCGCGCATACTCGTCCATTACCGCCTCACAGACACCAGCAACCCTCCGAAATGCTGCAGCGGCCTCGCCTGCAAAGCCCGACCAGAATGGCTTCATACAGCCACCCTCGAACGACTACATACAACCCGCGAAGAAGTATGCGAGGTCTGATTTCATCGAATATGATTTCAGTAAGATGACAGACACAAAGGGTGGTTTCCTGAGCACAGTAGATGATCCACACAACAAGGCCATGCGGAAGGGGCAGGCAAAGGAAGAGCAGAAGCCGGAAGGCATGACAATGGCTGAGTGGGAGCGAGAACGTATAAGGCGCAAGCTACGTGCCAACAGGGCTGGACCCTTTGAGCCGGGAATCTCCATTCTCAATACTGTCAACGgtaaagaagaggaagacgaAGAAGCCGCACTTTTAGAAGCCGCTGAGAACGTCGAGATCGAGCTCGGCACCTTCAAGGGCAAATACGGCGACGGCAAGCGTGACGTTAAAGGCAAATGCCGCGAATGCACCAGTCTAGAGATCGACTGGAAATGGCAAGACGTGTTCGGCATTGGCGTCTGCAACATCTGCAAAGAAAAGCTCCCAGACAAATACTCACTCCTCACAAAGACCGAGGCGAGAGACGACTACCTGCTCACCGACCCTGAACTAAAAGATGAAGAGCTTCTCCCCCATCTCGAGCGGCCCAACCCACACAAACAATTCTTCCACCCCATGCAGCTCTTCCTCCGTCTCCAAGTCGAAGCCTACGCCTTCAGCGACGCGAAGTGGGGCTCCGCCGAAGCTCTCGATGAAGAGTATGCGAAAAGGCAGGTCGTCAGCAAAGAGCGCAAACAGAAGAAGTTCAAGAATAAACTAGAGGACTTGAAGAAGAGGACACGAGTCGAGGCGTATAGACGAGCGAGGCTGGCTGGCGACGGCGGCGCAGGCGCAGAGTTTGGACAGAAGATTAAGGGGAGGTACGATAGACATGAGCATGAGTGGGGGAGAAGCGTGTTGGATCCTGAGACGGGTATGACCAAGAAAAGATGTGAGGAGTGTGGGATGGAGGTTGAGGAGCTGGAGTTTTAG
- a CDS encoding RhaT, Permease drug-metabolite transporter (DMT) superfamily, with protein MVLGIIRSKWHVPVQTTGSLLAIVGYFLGHKHKGRQFTKNIHAQFVPFIMLMLISQIAMGIYLKLHLEKGINGKIRRIVVKAHGIVGKAMPVVTWVQFLFGGITAMGFCHADHTGQCLAHFIMGSAFIAYGIILLILLLVGQMWLRRTGRSQEFFDSLVIAAWGCVNTFTEHRWGGPWGHNDLQHTSMGIVWWAAGLVGVWLSRKRNGQPKRNLIPGIVILMTGWAMSAHPQHLPLSTMIHTVFGYTLMAAGAARIIEIAFVLKDRSSVTNDGSDPNSFQYMTPFLLMAGGFMFMGATEEQMQFLSDANVTHVSYVLILFSIAFLLFLFVNMLIHLYAVYTWGEDGKVDAEAPFADEFANGHANGHPNGYSRVERTVRDAEEFELEGLDSDEEENAALANKERSRVALP; from the exons ATGGTATTGGGC ATAATACGATCGAAATGGCACGTCCCTGTACAAACGACCGGCTCACTCCTCGCAATCGTCGGATACTTCCTCGGACATAAGCACAAGGGCAGACAGTTCACCAAGAACATCCACGCGCAATTCGTTCCCTTCATCATGCTCATGTTGATTTCCCAGATTGCCATGGGCATCTACCTGAAGCTTCACCTCGAAAAGGGAATCAACGGCAAGATCCGGCGCATTGTCGTCAAGGCGCATGGCATTGTCGGCAAGGCCATGCCAGTAGTAACATGGGTGCAATTCCTCTTCGGAGGTATCACAGCCATGGGCTTCTGCCATGCCGACCACACTGGACAATGTTTGGCGCACTTCATCATGGGCAGCGCCTTCATCGCATATGGCATTATCCTTTTGATCCTGCTTCTGGTCGGACAAATGTGGTTGCGAAGGACCGGACGGAGCCAAGAGTTCTTCGACTCGCTCGTCATTGCTGCGTGGGGTTGCGTCAACACCTTTACCGAACACCGCTGGGGAGGACCTTGGGGGCACAATGACCTTCAGCACACATCCATGGGCATTGTATGGTGGGCGGCAGGTCTGGTTGGTGTCTGGCTCAGTCGAAAGAGAAACGGGCAGCCGAAGCGCAACCTCATCCCAGGCATCGTCATCCTCATGACTGGCTGGGCTATGTCAGCGCATCCCCAACATCTACCCCTATCCACCATGATCCACACTGTCTTTGGGTATACACTCATGGCTGCGGGTGCTGCACGCATCATCGAGATAGCTTTTGTGCTCAAGGACCGGTCGTCTGTTACGAACGATGGGTCAGACCCGAACAGCTTCCAGTATATGACGCCCTTCTTGCTAATGGCGGGCGGCTTCATGTTCATGGGAGCCACGGAAGAGCAAATGCAGTTTTTGTCCGATGCGAACGTCACACATGTATCCTATGTGTTGATCCTCTTCAGCATCGCTTTCTTGTTATTCTTGT TTGTCAACATGCTTATTCACCTATACGCCGTATATACCTGGGGAGAGGATGGCAAGGTCGATGCGGAAGCGCCCTTTGCAGACGAATTCGCGAATGGCCATGCCAATGGACATCCCAACGGATACAGCCGAGTTGAGCGCACAGTAAGAGATGCCGAAGAGTTTGAACTAGAAGGCCTCGACTCGGATGAAGAGGAGAATGCGGCGCTTGCGAACAAAGAGAGGTCACGTGTCGCATTGCCTTGA
- a CDS encoding FAP multi-domain protein, producing the protein MSTVDTHPRLLALSLSPSPRNSTSTSRPTPTSSANPSTSSTPLATSRRASHDSAHDAHHFVNLDKEQHEHKLNASLKKMWAGVKRHAVEHHRSVNAAYMASYGCGAHPGR; encoded by the coding sequence ATGTCAACAGTAGACACCCACCCTCGCCTCCTGGCCCTCTCCCTCTCACCCTCCCCCCGCAACTCAACCTCAACCTCCCgcccaacaccaacctcCTCCGCCAACCCCTCCACATCATCCACCCCGCTCGCCACCTCCCGCCGCGCCTCGCACGACTCCGCCCACGATGCCCACCACTTTGTCAACCTGGACAAGGAGCAGCACGAGCACAAGCTCAACGCTAGTCTGAAGAAGATGTGGGCTGGTGTTAAGAGGCATGCGGTTGAGCACCATAGGAGTGTCAATGCCGCGTATATGGCTAGCTATGGGTGTGGGGCGCATCCGGGACGTTAG
- a CDS encoding Frag1 domain containing protein, whose amino-acid sequence MSTTIEDYQLAALAAGFTLGFGFLTVWEAVKQTRRNHSPLRSAYIYMIWGEILVNFIIGVIGWLFLNGKLGPSVPVLFAILFFWVFEIQLLMQIIINRIALIAEHRSTIFKLKWGTVLIITTINIAVFCIWIPSHTVPPVSKTFVTINAVWDKISKVIILAVDAGLNYYFLRTVKLRLVQRHGLTKYAPLVGFNGKLMVLSIAMDALLIGLMFLPNQVVYIQFHPVVYMIKLNIEMSMASLVVRLARGRPQNDMDTEPFPSHSYPNSHSLSATTPSQKRESVIFTSSVSRAKRQSTGTGLAQIGSEDHLERGIQRRMDICVNVVQQDKEFAEASNMCVGTSLQCSHEAPLTPGAFGDEMPLQKHG is encoded by the exons ATGTCGACTACCATTGAGGACTATCAACTTGCGGCACTCGCTGCAGGTTTTACGCTCGGCTTTGGGTTTCTGACGGTATGGGAGGCTGTCAAGCAGACACGGCGGAACCATAGCCCATTACGGTCGGCCTATATCTACATGATATGGGGAGAGATTTTAGTCAACTTCATCATTGGCGTTATTGGGTGGTTATTCCTCAACGGCAAACTTGGGCCTAG TGTACCCGTTCTCTTCGCTATCCTCTTCTTTTGGGTCTTTGAAATTCAACTTCTCATGCAAATTATCATCAACCGCATCGCCCTCATCGCCGAACACCGCAGCACAATCTTTAAGCTCAAATGGGGCACTGTCCtcatcatcaccaccatcAACATCGCCGTCTTCTGCATCTGGATCCCCTCGCACACCGTGCCCCCCGTCAGCAAAACCTTCGTCACCATAAACGCCGTGTGGGACAAAATCTCAAAAGTCATCATCCTCGCCGTCGACGCAGGCCTAAATTACTACTTCCTCCGCACCGTCAAACTGCGCTTAGTACAACGACACGGTCTCACAAAATATGCGCCCCTCGTCGGCTTCAACGGCAAACTCATGGTTTTGTCAATCGCCATGGACGCCCTACTGATCGGTTTGATGTTCCTCCCCAACCAGGTCGTTTACATACAATTTCACCCCGTTGTCTACATGATCAAACTCAACATTGAAATGTCAATGGCCTCGCTCGTCGTGCGCCTCGCAAGAGGTAGACCCCAAAACGACATGGACACCGAACCTTTCCCCAGCCACAGCTATCCCAACTCGCACTCGCTGTCCGCTACTACACCCAGCCAGAAACGCGAATCTGTAATCTTCACTAGCAGTGTCAGTCGTGCGAAACGTCAGTCAACTGGCACGGGGCTCGCCCAGATTGGGAGCGAGGACCATTTGGAGAGGGGGATTCAGCGTAGGATGGATATTTGTGTCAATGTTGTGCAGCAGGACAAGGAATTTGCCGAGGCGAGTAATATGTGTGTAGGGACGAGCTTGCAGTGTAGTCATGAGGCGCCATTGACGCCGGGCGCGTTTGGGGATGAGATGCCATTGCAGAAGCATGGGTGA
- a CDS encoding Pth, Peptidyl-tRNA hydrolase produces MSNASTRAHVASTEATPQSLIPAVDLDLEIRQTSTPEDSDNDSDASTGFTTKKTRKQLRKQKAKDKRAQALNDLFAAVSQLAISLQDTNGIPIETHQSTFPQSRKEKRKQKKTKHDSALPTPSGTDSETPPTPPRKTPPNNASQKANPNPSSSALAMAKPALQKSYPLLVASIGNPGATYSNTLHSAGHIVTSALSTAKSYAPFTKGLSGQVSRPPPTHLAFSFTGFRHVPTEHDATQDWTFWQSTSLMNVSGTGVKKAYNEWLRGIRQASGSNTLEGRLVVVHDELESALGKITIRDGGVSAKGHNGIKSCQQQLGGIKWWRVGVGIGRPESRDPNVVSKYVLGKMTSFQRGALEKCTVPVYKALEEIAEGKR; encoded by the coding sequence ATGTCAAACGCGAGCACACGTGCGCACGTGGCCAGCACCGAGGCGACACCGCAGTCGTTGATCCCTGCTGTCGATCTCGATCTCGAAATTCGTCAAACCTCAACACCAGAAGACAGTGACAACGACAGCGACGCATCCACCGGTTTTACGACCAAGAAAACCCGCAAACAGCTTCGCAAGCAAAAGGCAAAAGACAAGCGAGCGCAGGCTCTGAACGACCTTTTTGCAGCCGTCTCCCAACTCGCTATTTCCCTGCAAGACACCAACGGAATCCCAATTGAGACCCACCAATCGACATTCCCTCAAAGCCGCAAGGAAAAACGCAAGCAGAAGAAAACTAAGCACGACTCCGCACTCCCCACCCCCAGCGGGACGGATAGCGAAACCCCACCAACACCCCCgcgcaaaacaccacccaacAACGCCTCGCAAAAGGCAAATCCCAATCCCTCATCCAGTGCACTCGCCATGGCGAAACCCGCCCTTCAAAAAAGCTACCCCCTCCTCGTAGCCTCCATCGGAAACCCAGGCGCTACCTACTCCAACACGCTCCACTCCGCCGGCCACATTGTAACCTCCGCCCTCTCAACCGCAAAGTCCTACGCGCCCTTCACAAAAGGTCTCTCAGGCCAAGTCTCGCGCCCGCCACCCACCCACCTTGCCTTCAGCTTCACAGGCTTCCGTCATGTCCCCACCGAGCACGACGCCACTCAAGACTGGACATTCTGGCAATCCACGTCCCTGATGAATGTTAGCGGGACCGGGGTGAAGAAGGCGTACAACGAGTGGTTACGGGGAATACGGCAGGCGTCTGGGTCTAATACGTTGGAGGGGCGGTTGGTGGTTGTGCACGACGAGTTGGAGTCTGCACTAGGGAAGATTACGATTCGTGATGGGGGTGTGAGTGCAAAGGGACATAATGGGATTAAAAGCTGCCAGCAGCAGCTTGGGGGGATCAAGTGGTGGCGTGTTGGTGTTGGGATAGGAAGGCCTGAAAGTAGGGATCCGAATGTTGTTAGTAAGTATGTGTTGGGAAAGATGACATCTTTCCAACGGGGTGCGTTGGAGAAGTGTACGGTGCCGGTGTATAAGGCCTTGGAAGAGATTGCGGAAGGGAAGCGGTAG
- a CDS encoding Cut12 multi-domain protein, with the protein MFSWITGPRITNVIEDLQPENNYESTFIEPPETPAHQFAVKAFKHAIFGTPAPEDTKDTVKKSERKARVDAANAKAFELPAPRENGPPISPSKQPGGILMTPGTASKGRKQVSFGSQVVDNEGKRGNVGKTGIPNDCPGKFPSPWTPGTQLKLDAESEKRPRTRLTEALLDARTTIQHKSGQKPKARDDSDITIDLGAPRSESGKYWKEQYESYADKSEKEMKKVIAKQQLAKKFAMKKDGEVTELANKLEQERKRHRQREKDLEQQNKDLQERLRQAMAASGSSSIEIATLKARVAVLEASASQPSSDLPKNKVPFDIYEDGTKDHPRSAPHGLDLDPDMSYSMASSTKENKSPRLRRQRRGTMPDTLNRPTLPSRLGTGEGEASILLGKSPYAPQQPSDATLDKAPTSTQQEQVPKSPLKIRRHEPTKENNVPKPPAEMPPSSPLPMPSPGLDPWMDLNDRSIPQMDKMAMPISIGQPYTRPEWNPPPRQSGVSKSVSQAKQTETKSEKKADPPRRREHTIEKAIHATELGATSIISTKDAKHNPTAPKVEPRKTNNVTSYHAPTDPKFELTKVTAHHTERSAEVKRDGSKLTAADRRELAKLRLANKKKERKNHAAVA; encoded by the exons ATGTTTTCGTGGATCACGGGACCGCGCATCACCAATGTCATCGAAGACCTCCAGCCTG AAAACAACTACGAGTCGACCTTCATCGAGCCGCCAGAGACTCCGGCCCACCAATTTGCCGTCAAGGCCTTCAAGCATGCCATATTCGGAACGCCTGCCCCAGAAGACACCAAGGACACCGTAAAGAAAAGCGAAAGAAAAGCAAGGGTGGACGCGGCCAACGCAAAAGCTTTTGAGTTGCCCGCGCCAAGAGAGAATGGTCCGCCTATATCCCCATCGAAACAGCCAGGGGGTATCCTCATGACACCAGGCACAGCCAGCAAAGGAAGAAAGCAGGTGTCGTTCGGCTCGCAGGTGGTGGACAATGAAGGCAAGCGCGGCAACGTTGGCAAGACCGGTATACCCAACGACTGCCCTGGCAAGTTTCCCAGTCCGTGGACACCTGGTACGCAATTGAAGCTAGACGCCGAAAGTGAAAAACGACCACGCACCAGGCTTACCGAGGCCCTTCTTGACGCACGAACAACAATACAGCACAAATCAGGACAGAAGCCCAAGGCGAGGGACGATAGCGACATCACAATAGATCTGGGAGCGCCACGGTCCGAGTCTGGCAAATACTGGAAGGAGCAGTACGAGAGCTATGCAGACAAGAGCGAAAAGGAGATGAAGAAAGTTATCGCGAAGCAACAGCTGGCCAAGAAGTTTGCCATGAAGAAGGATGGCGAAGTCACAGAGCTAGCGAACAAACTCGAGCAAGAGCGCAAGCGGCACAGGCAGCGAGAGAAGGATCTGGAACAGCAGAACAAGGACCTCCAGGAACGACTCCGCCAAGCTATGGCGGCGAGCGGGTCGTCAAGCATCGAAATAGCAACACTAAAGGCACGAGTGGCCGTCTTGGAAGCTTCAGCCTCTCAGCCTTCTTCCGACCTTCCAAAAAATAAAGTTCCATTTGACATTTATGAAGATGGCACTAAAGATCATCCACGATCCGCTCCGCATGGCTTGGACCTCGATCCCGACATGTCATACAGTATGGCTTCATCTACCAAAGAGAACAAATCGCCAAGACTTCGTCGCCAACGCCGTGGTACTATGCCTGACACGCTAAATCGACCGACTCTCCCATCCAGGCTTGGGACTGGAGAGGGTGAAGCTTCTATCCTTCTTGGCAAGTCGCCGTATGCACCTCAGCAACCCTCTGATGCTACCCTGGACAAAGCTCCAACATCCACTCAACAAGAGCAGGTACCCAAATCGCCCTTGAAGATCCGCAGACATGAGCCAACCAAGGAGAATAATGTGCCCAAACCACCAGCCGAGATGCCTCCATCGAGTCCTCTGCCTATGCCATCGCCTGGTCTTGACCCATGGATGGACTTGAACGACCGCTCGATACCGCAAATGGACAAGATGGCGATGCCCATCTCTATTGGCCAACCCTACACTAGACCTGAGTGGAATCCACCGCCTCGCCAGAGTGGGGTGTCCAAGTCAGTATCGCAGGCCAAACAGACGGAGACGAAGAGCGAAAAGAAAGCAGATCCACCGAGGCGCAGGGAACACACAATTGAGAAAGCTATTCATGCTACAGAACTCGGAGCAACCTCGATTATCTCCACAAAGGATGCGAAACACAATCCCACTGCACCAAAAGTTGAACCACGGAAGACAAATAACGTCACATCCTACCACGCTCCCACTGACCCCAAGTTCGAACTCACTAAAGTCACCGCCCACCATACAGAAAGATCTGCAGAAGTGAAGAGGGATGGGAGTAAATTAACAGCAGCCGATCGCCGAGAGCTGGCAAAACTCCGACTTGCaaacaagaagaaggaaaGAAAGAATCACGCTGCGGTTGCCTAA
- a CDS encoding Glyco-hydro-61 multi-domain protein has translation MSMSKIFQTGALLAALISTAAAHTAVKKFEAGGKTYDGYYQGSKVDPGNQSPAWWTNQGWGYQPIYGDQINHPDIIAHKDASPSPYTAEAPAGSDVTFHWHHEGNCGSDEQGWDCSHHGWTATYLAACNGDCAKVDKTALSFFKIHQNALVDYRKGRYSQGQPKEQSGFWGTDDIFYNNGNTQTVTIPSEIPSGNYVLRTEVMSVHNNGPVKNRQFWPQAFNIKVTGGDNSKQVPAGKKGTQLYNANDDLLQWDLYWHPAEKTIQAVPGVQLAAVAASAQKKRDHPRDFSS, from the coding sequence ATGTCCATGTCCAAGATCTTCCAGACCGGCGCCCTTTTGGCTGCTCTCATCTCTACCGCGGCCGCTCACACGGCTGTTAAGAAATTTGAGGCCGGAGGAAAGACCTATGACGGTTACTACCAGGGCTCCAAGGTTGACCCCGGTAACCAGTCGCCTGCATGGTGGACCAACCAGGGTTGGGGATACCAACCCATCTACGGTGACCAAATCAACCACCCCGACATCATCGCCCACAAGGACGCCTCTCCTTCACCCTACACTGCCGAAGCCCCAGCCGGTTCCGACGTGACCTTCCACTGGCACCACGAGGGCAACTGCGGCTCCGATGAACAAGGCTGGGACTGCTCGCACCACGGCTGGACAGCCACCTACCTCGCCGCCTGCAACGGCGACTGCGCCAAGGTCGACAAGACCGCCCTGTCCTTTTTCAAGATTCATCAGAATGCCCTCGTCGACTACCGTAAAGGTCGCTACTCCCAAGGCCAGCCCAAGGAGCAATCCGGCTTCTGGGGCACTGACGACATCTTCTACAACAATGGCAACACACAGACCGTCACCATCCCCTCTGAAATCCCCAGTGGAAACTACGTTCTCAGGACCGAGGTCATGTCTGTGCACAACAACGGCCCCGTCAAGAACCGCCAGTTTTGGCCCCAGGCTTTCAACATCAAGGTCACTGGTGGTGACAACAGCAAGCAGGTCCCCGCAGGCAAGAAGGGCACTCAGCTGTACAACGCCAATGACGATCTGCTTCAGTGGGACCTTTACTGGCACCCGGCTGAGAAGACTATCCAAGCTGTTCCTGGTGTTCAACTCGCCGCTGTTGCTGCTTCTGCACAGAAGAAGCGCGATCACCCTAGGGACTTCTCTTCCTAG
- a CDS encoding DNA repair protein Swi5-Sae3, whose amino-acid sequence MAIEKGITEVADSEDELMTSSPMVVSDEAAQDKLCAIALVPSQERQDACQAADCTHQTRVESNANTTADNAKCLGRSPNDASLKDDASIVEETNVGAQDGAHVPTHIGNTDMQQQDADRVADKETTIVLFEDQGEVMPVTQQLSVTGNEQQKPAENDKHAAAHALSDISIEDATHTIQALPTMSTDTRAQASITGFSDCATSELTNLGPLPVTAMQGHTSCPTIGKVEDSENTFRDLRAVDACWPTTGPDESATYAQKAIPSIHSDQSLREKYGEEHCRTEETLAPKEVTDGNFDIPPPVQTASLAQSDSSAQPDPMSTSVVPLKTPQEVTVAELKAQKGALLAALGALPAIQVLMEETASSDAETDNGTDDPTEADIMSAANRIVKEHIKLLHEYNELKDVGQGLMGLIADQRGVRIVEVQEEFGIDAND is encoded by the exons ATGGCCATTGAGAAGGGCATCACAGAGGTCGCAGACTCGGAGGATGAGCTGATGACGTCTTCGCCAATGGTTGTTTCAGATGAAGCTGCACAAGACAAGCTTTGCGCAATAGCGCTCGTCCCATCCCAAGAGCGACAAGACGCCTGCCAAGCAGCCGACTGCACTCACCAAACACGCGTCGAAAGCAATGCCAATACGACTGCAGACAATGCGAAGTGCTTGGGTCGTAGTCCAAATGATGCTTCGCTCAAAGACGACGCGTCTATCGTTGAGGAGACTAATGTTGGAGCGCAGGACGGCGCGCATGTCCCAACCCATATTGGCAATACCGATATGCAACAACAAGATGCTGACCGCGTAGCCGACAAGGAAACTACAATTGTCCTGTTTGAAGACCAAGGAGAAGTGATGCCTGTAACTCAACAACTCAGTGTGACGGGCAATGAGCAACAAAAGCCAGCAGAGAACGACAAGCATGCTGCAGCCCACGCCTTGAGTGATATTTCAATCGAAGATGCA ACTCATACCATACAAGCCCTGCCAACAATGTCAACAGACACAAGAGCGCAAGCAAGCATCACTGGCTTCTCTGATTGCGCAACTTCAGAATTGACCAACCTTGGTCCGCTTCCGGTGACAGCTATGCAAGGACACACTTCATGCCCCACAATCGGTAAGGTGGAGGACTCGGAGAATACATTTCGCGATTTGCGAGCGGTCGATGCTTGTTGGCCAACTACCGGACCAGATGAGTCAGCGACGTACGCACAAAAGGCGATCCCTTCAATTCACTCAGATCAGAGTTTGCGAGAGAAATACGGGGAAGAACACTGTAGAACGGAAGAAACGTTGGCACCGAAAGAAGTTACCGATGGAAATTTTGACATCCCACCCCCGGTACAAACCGCTTCCCTAGCTCAATCCGACTCCTCGGCACAGCCTGACCCGATGTCTACAAGCGTGGTACCCCTGAAGACGCCCCAGGAAGTTACCGTCGCCGAGCTCAAAGCACAGAAGGGTGCACTATTGGCTGCTTTAGGCGCTCTTCCAGCCATCCAAGTACTCATGGAAGAAACGGCATCCTCGGATGCTGAGACGGATAACGGTACGGACGATCCGACAGAGGCCGACATCATGTCAGCGGCGAACAGGATCGTCAAGGAACATATCAAGCTACTACACGAATACAACGAATTGAAAGACGTAGGTCAAGGCTTGATGGGTCTCATTGCGGATCAGCGCGGTGTAAGAATTGTGGAGGTCCAGGAAGAGTTTGGCATCGACGCAAATGACTAA